In one window of Haloimpatiens sp. FM7315 DNA:
- a CDS encoding glycine/sarcosine/betaine reductase component B subunit: protein MFSLDEKADAIVSCGNVSELIELPPMETVLGELESLGRDGLSGGWAGDEILGPSVREDGSIIMENNAMFCGDQVIGWSPKIMKEF, encoded by the coding sequence TTGTTCTCTCTAGATGAAAAGGCAGATGCAATAGTTTCTTGTGGAAATGTTTCCGAACTTATAGAATTACCTCCAATGGAAACGGTATTAGGTGAACTTGAATCTCTAGGAAGAGATGGATTATCCGGTGGTTGGGCTGGAGACGAAATATTAGGACCTTCTGTAAGAGAAGATGGTTCTATAATTATGGAAAATAATGCAATGTTCTGTGGAGACCAAGTAATAGGATGGTCACCTAAGATTATGAAGGAATTTTAG
- a CDS encoding glycine/sarcosine/betaine reductase component B subunit, giving the protein MAGHKLAEFIAKAVKDLEPEEVETYELDAVTKRAEEVQKLPSVVYVMQPQSQMEELGYNDLLYGWDTNRMVPTFMHPNEVLDGAIISGSFMPCSSKWATYDFQNCPTIRRLYKEHGKSINFLGVIMSNLNVALEQKERSALFVAQIAKSLGADGAIVAEEGYGNPDADFIACIAALEDAGVKTVGITNECTGRDGNSQPLVLSR; this is encoded by the coding sequence ATGGCAGGCCATAAACTTGCAGAGTTTATAGCAAAAGCTGTAAAGGATTTAGAACCAGAAGAAGTGGAAACTTATGAGTTAGATGCAGTTACTAAAAGAGCAGAGGAAGTTCAAAAATTGCCTTCTGTAGTTTATGTAATGCAGCCACAATCTCAAATGGAAGAGCTTGGATATAATGATTTACTATACGGCTGGGATACAAATAGAATGGTGCCAACATTTATGCATCCAAATGAAGTTTTAGATGGAGCTATAATTTCAGGAAGCTTTATGCCTTGCTCATCTAAATGGGCAACTTACGATTTTCAAAATTGTCCTACTATTAGGAGATTGTATAAAGAACATGGGAAATCCATAAATTTTTTAGGAGTCATAATGTCAAACTTAAATGTTGCCCTAGAGCAGAAGGAAAGATCAGCTCTATTTGTAGCACAGATTGCGAAATCTTTAGGAGCTGACGGTGCAATAGTAGCTGAGGAAGGATACGGTAACCCTGATGCAGACTTTATAGCATGTATTGCAGCACTTGAAGATGCAGGAGTTAAAACTGTAGGTATAACTAATGAATGTACAGGAAGAGATGGAAATTCTCAACCACTTGTTCTCTCTAGATGA
- a CDS encoding TetR family transcriptional regulator, which yields MSYFIDATYELMETEGIENITIRKVADIAGYNSATLYNYFKNLDHLILFTSIKYLKDYILDLPCYIKDCKTSLDRYFSIWNCFCKHSFEKPKIYNLIFFLSLAIL from the coding sequence ATGAGTTATTTTATTGATGCTACCTATGAGTTAATGGAAACTGAAGGAATTGAAAATATTACTATAAGAAAAGTCGCAGATATTGCGGGATATAATAGTGCAACCTTATATAACTATTTTAAAAATTTAGATCACTTAATATTATTTACCTCAATTAAATATTTAAAAGACTATATTTTAGATCTTCCTTGTTATATAAAAGATTGTAAAACTTCTCTAGATAGATATTTTTCAATATGGAATTGTTTCTGCAAACATTCTTTTGAAAAACCTAAGATATATAACTTAATATTTTTTCTCAGTTTAGCAATACTTTAA
- a CDS encoding glycine/sarcosine/betaine reductase component B subunit translates to MKLEIGNFHVKDVVFGEKTSYNDGILTINKKEALDFVMEDEHITEADLYIVKPGDKVRLVPVKEAIEPRVRPDGRTIFPGYTGELTKSGDGKVHALKETSVIVVGKHWGGFQDGLIDMSGEGAKYTYFSQLKNIVLVADTDEDFEKREQQKKIGH, encoded by the coding sequence ATGAAATTAGAAATAGGAAATTTTCATGTCAAAGATGTTGTTTTTGGAGAAAAGACATCGTATAATGATGGAATTTTAACAATCAACAAAAAAGAGGCTTTGGATTTTGTAATGGAAGATGAGCATATAACAGAAGCAGACCTTTATATAGTAAAACCAGGTGATAAAGTTAGATTAGTTCCGGTTAAAGAAGCTATAGAACCTAGGGTAAGGCCAGATGGAAGAACTATATTTCCAGGATATACTGGGGAATTAACTAAATCAGGTGATGGAAAAGTTCATGCATTAAAAGAGACTTCAGTTATAGTTGTAGGAAAACACTGGGGTGGATTCCAAGATGGATTAATTGATATGAGTGGAGAAGGAGCTAAATACACTTATTTTTCACAACTTAAAAACATCGTACTTGTAGCTGATACTGATGAAGATTTTGAAAAAAGAGAGCAGCAGAAAAAAATAGGGCACTAA